From the Solanum lycopersicum chromosome 10, SLM_r2.1 genome, one window contains:
- the LOC101244626 gene encoding pectin acetylesterase 8-like has product MVTSFLLYFVCFLIFVTTEGLLVNITILESAVAKGAVCLDGTPPAYHLDRGSGSGVNSWVISLEGGGWCQNVTSCLTRKNTRLGSSAKMDHQLPFSGMMSNDPKFNPEFHSWNRVSVRYCDGGSFTGDVEAIDPATRLHYRGARIFKAIMEELLAQGMKKSQNAILSGCSAGGLATILHCDNFRMLLPNNVKVKCFSDAGYFIHRNDISGKPYIEQYFNDVVTLHGSAKSLPSSCTSKLKPGLCFFPENVAQQIKTPLFIINAAYDHWQVRNILVAPGSDPKGAWTSCKANIKNCTPNQLKILQGFRKDFLKALDGLGPSSTRGYYINSCFSHCQSQQQAYWFGLNSPRLFNKTIAEAVRDWFLETDQYRHIDCPYPCDKTCVVDTDITTSQYKLSWD; this is encoded by the exons ATGGTGACCAGTTTTCTGttgtattttgtttgttttctgaTTTTTGTTACAACAGAAGGTCTCCTTGTTAATATCACTATACTTGAAAGTGCCGTTGCAAAAGGAGCTG TTTGCTTGGATGGAACTCCACCAGCGTACCATCTTGATAGAGGATCAGGCTCAGGAGTGAATAGTTGGGTAATATCACTTgag ggaGGTGGATGGTGCCAAAATGTTACTTCTTGTCTTACAAGAAAGAATACCAGGTTGGGATCTAGTGCAAAAATGGATCACCAACTTCCTTTCTCTGGGATGATGAGTAATGATCCCAAATTTAATCCAG aATTTCATAGTTGGAACAGAGTTTCCGTTAGATATTGTGATGGCGGATCCTTTACGGGAGATGTTGAAGCAATTGATCCT GCTACAAGACTTCATTATAGAGGGGCAAGGATATTCAAAGCTATTATGGAGGAATTGTTGGCCCAAGGAatgaaaaaatctcaaaat GCTATACTTTCTGGATGTTCAGCGGGAGGATTGGCAACAATTTTGCATTGCGATAATTTCAGAATGTTATTACCAAATAATGTTAAAGTTAAATGCTTTTCTGATGCTGGTTATTTTATTCACCG CAACGATATTTCAGGGAAACCGTACATTGAACAGTACTTCAATGATGTTGTCACTTTACAT ggCTCAGCCAAAAGTTTGCCTTCGTCATGTACTTCAAAGTTGAAACCAGGCTTG TGCTTTTTTCCAGAAAATGTGGCTCAACAAATTAAAACGCCACTTTTCATCATAAATGCAGCGTATGATCATTGGCAA GTAAGAAACATTTTGGTGGCTCCTGGTAGTGATCCTAAGGGTGCCTGGACAAGCTGCAAAgctaatataaaaaattgtacaCCAAATCAGCTCAAAATACTTCAAG gtTTCAGAAAGGATTTTTTAAAGGCATTGGATGGGCTAGGCCCATCTTCAACAAGAGGATATTACATCAACTCTTGCTTTTCACATTGCCAATCTCAACAACAAGCCTATTGGTTTGGCCTCAATTCACCTAGATTATTCAACAAG ACTATAGCTGAAGCAGTAAGAGATTGGTTTTTGGAGACAGATCAATATCGACATATTGATTGCCCTTATCCTTGTGACAAAACATGTGTTGTAGACACTGATATAACTACTTCACAATACAAGTTATCCTGGGATTAG
- the LOC101248526 gene encoding uncharacterized protein isoform X2: MSVFGGDSWAREAQCRKRRVDELMVDNIDSSAYKKLSSGKFVCIVCSHRPVLDTPLMLSVHVKGSSHRAEETRLRERELGRQDEINKRIALSECDTATSKTLTSSQLCRSASKPLIGCTRKAASYVLHQNLAQSSASQGDEIKCTKAYNQERRERELKFTSAGWKRDGHGKWFKDENVEFDSDEEDPNLCLP; the protein is encoded by the exons ATGAGTGTGTTTGGAGGAGATAGCTGGGCGAGGGAAGCGCAATGTAGGAAGAGAAGAGTCGATGAATTGATGGTTGACAACATCGATTCTTCTGCTTATAAGAAGCTCTCCAGCGGTAAATTCGTCTGCATCGTTTGCTCTCACCGTCCGGTCCTCGACACTCCCCTCATGCTCTCT GTACATGTCAAAGGTTCAAGCCATCGAGCAGAAGAGACAAGGCTTAGAGAAAGAGAATTAGGGAGGCAAGATGAGATAAACAAGAGAATAGCCTTGTCAGAATGTGATACTGCCACCTCGAAAACCTTGACATCCAGCCAGTTATGTAGATcagcaagcaaaccattgattGGATGCACAAGGAAAGCTGCTTCTTATGTACTTCATCAAAATTTGGCACAAAGTAGTGCTTCTCAAGGGGATGAGATCAAATGTACCAAG GCATACAACCAGGAACGACGAGAAAGGGAGCTTAAGTTCACATCTGCTGGCTGGAAGCGTGATGGCCATGGGAAGTGGTTTAAGGatgaaaat GTAGAGTTTGATTCAGATGAAGAAGATCCTAATCTCTGCCTTCCATGA
- the LOC101248526 gene encoding uncharacterized protein isoform X1, with product MSVFGGDSWAREAQCRKRRVDELMVDNIDSSAYKKLSSGKFVCIVCSHRPVLDTPLMLSVHVKGSSHRAEETRLRERELGRQDEINKRIALSECDTATSKTLTSSQLCRSASKPLIGCTRKAASYVLHQNLAQSSASQGDEIKCTKVDTSSVLANQRSSQCVQIGVTTNQTIISQAYNQERRERELKFTSAGWKRDGHGKWFKDENVEFDSDEEDPNLCLP from the exons ATGAGTGTGTTTGGAGGAGATAGCTGGGCGAGGGAAGCGCAATGTAGGAAGAGAAGAGTCGATGAATTGATGGTTGACAACATCGATTCTTCTGCTTATAAGAAGCTCTCCAGCGGTAAATTCGTCTGCATCGTTTGCTCTCACCGTCCGGTCCTCGACACTCCCCTCATGCTCTCT GTACATGTCAAAGGTTCAAGCCATCGAGCAGAAGAGACAAGGCTTAGAGAAAGAGAATTAGGGAGGCAAGATGAGATAAACAAGAGAATAGCCTTGTCAGAATGTGATACTGCCACCTCGAAAACCTTGACATCCAGCCAGTTATGTAGATcagcaagcaaaccattgattGGATGCACAAGGAAAGCTGCTTCTTATGTACTTCATCAAAATTTGGCACAAAGTAGTGCTTCTCAAGGGGATGAGATCAAATGTACCAAGGTTGATACTTCAAGTGTTCTAGCTAATCAAAGAAGTAGTCAGTGTGTTCAGATCGGAGTGACAACAAATCAAACTATCATATCTCAGGCATACAACCAGGAACGACGAGAAAGGGAGCTTAAGTTCACATCTGCTGGCTGGAAGCGTGATGGCCATGGGAAGTGGTTTAAGGatgaaaat GTAGAGTTTGATTCAGATGAAGAAGATCCTAATCTCTGCCTTCCATGA
- the LOC138338883 gene encoding uncharacterized protein, translating into MAIERDTVTTASSSVVAPKMMESIESKRNHPLYLHPSDTSGSVLTTVQLIGSENYSLWSRSMMINLRAKSKLVFVLGTYKKGDYAPGLDEQWEKCNAFVLAWIMNIISKELLSGIVYASDAATVWADLKERFDKVDRS; encoded by the coding sequence ATGGCGATTGAACGAGATACGGTAACAACGGCTTCTTCTTCGGTTGTTGCACCAAAAATGATGGAATCGATCGAATCAAAGAGGAATCATCCTCTTTATCTCCATCCATCAGATACTTCTGGATCTGTATTAACTACAGTCCAGCTTATTGGTTCAGAAAATTACTCGTTGTGGAGtcgatcaatgatgatcaatcTTCGAGCCAAGAGTAagcttgtttttgtgcttggaACATATAAGAAGGGTGATTATGCACCTGGATTAGATGAACAATGGGAAAAGTGTAATGCATTCGTATTGGCATGGATCATGAATATTATTTCGAAGGAGTTGCTGAGCGGGATAGTCTATGCTTCAGATGCTGCAACAGTATGGGCAGACTTGAAGGAACGATTCGATAAGGTAGACAGATCATGA